A stretch of Paludisphaera borealis DNA encodes these proteins:
- a CDS encoding DUF4175 domain-containing protein translates to MTSPSTHASRVDSRGESAGRPAPAFRRLVFGLALALLAVASSGSARAQDAKAAADGVFDEEKKDADAKKADDAKSNPPDKAPAVSDRDTIGFTQDNVAAQMNELEERMFRLSEALRSLEPENASRLRLALKFSREELILQQMKETRKLLTDTQLSKAETEVREMLAKLDHLRRLLLAEDLDFQMKLARLRQMRETMGQLERIIHEERRELAWSRSADERQADLTALVAKRTSVEALVRDQKGVIEETRAAAAKGAAAAESRDAVAKKEAEIQKKAAELAADPAFAPLQPPHLKEADGPLADVQAHLKTTNSGAAVASEEMALAGFQKELDRLAGRIGEVEKAIAKPEFLKFEKDQTKNRASADTLATVSARLGDKGVALQKDLIRASGAMQEAEKELDRTAAKPAATDQREALKHLVKASDGLGKGIEGLLVELRSELQTRILAELTEMHEIQLSIRETTESQAARAAQKSRTALILIAGLSQKEAELADRIDQLRALTEETEFGIALPTSLRVIGREMTKVQGWLKEGDATEHTVVMEKRIEEDLLALAEAMRRLPPSTPPKPNTPLPTEPRARERELNRLIAELKMIRLLQSRLNDDTVETDHGRPKEQVLTPPLKRLIEALKSSQDEIHETLAKLSKRYEGGGEDEAGADAPGEADQAKPTDP, encoded by the coding sequence ATGACAAGCCCTAGCACGCACGCCTCACGAGTCGACTCGCGAGGCGAATCCGCCGGTCGACCCGCTCCGGCGTTCCGGCGCCTCGTTTTCGGTCTCGCCCTCGCCCTGCTCGCGGTCGCATCGAGCGGCTCGGCCCGGGCTCAAGACGCCAAGGCCGCGGCCGACGGCGTGTTCGACGAGGAGAAGAAGGACGCCGACGCCAAGAAGGCCGACGACGCGAAGTCGAACCCTCCCGACAAGGCCCCGGCCGTCTCCGACCGCGACACGATCGGCTTCACGCAGGACAACGTCGCCGCCCAGATGAACGAGCTGGAGGAGCGGATGTTCCGGCTCTCCGAGGCGCTCCGCAGCCTCGAACCCGAGAACGCATCGCGGCTCCGCCTGGCCCTCAAGTTCTCTCGCGAAGAGCTGATCCTCCAGCAGATGAAGGAGACCCGCAAGCTCCTTACCGACACACAGTTGAGCAAGGCCGAGACCGAGGTCCGCGAGATGCTGGCCAAGCTCGACCACCTGCGCCGGCTGCTGCTGGCGGAAGATCTCGACTTCCAGATGAAGCTGGCGCGATTGCGGCAGATGCGCGAGACGATGGGCCAGCTTGAGCGGATCATCCACGAGGAGCGTCGCGAGCTGGCCTGGTCGCGATCGGCCGACGAGCGCCAGGCCGACCTGACGGCGCTCGTCGCCAAGCGGACGAGCGTCGAAGCCCTCGTGCGCGATCAGAAGGGCGTGATCGAGGAGACCCGCGCGGCCGCCGCCAAGGGCGCCGCGGCGGCGGAATCGCGCGACGCCGTTGCGAAGAAGGAAGCCGAGATCCAGAAGAAGGCCGCCGAGCTGGCCGCCGACCCGGCGTTCGCTCCCCTTCAGCCGCCTCATCTAAAGGAAGCCGACGGCCCCTTGGCCGACGTGCAGGCGCACCTGAAGACCACCAACTCGGGCGCGGCCGTCGCATCGGAGGAGATGGCCCTCGCGGGCTTTCAGAAGGAGCTCGATCGCCTCGCGGGCCGGATCGGCGAGGTGGAGAAGGCGATCGCCAAGCCCGAGTTCCTGAAGTTCGAAAAGGATCAGACCAAGAACCGCGCCTCGGCCGACACGCTGGCGACCGTCTCGGCCCGCCTCGGCGACAAGGGCGTCGCGCTCCAGAAAGATCTGATCCGGGCGTCGGGGGCGATGCAGGAAGCCGAAAAGGAGCTGGACCGCACCGCCGCGAAGCCCGCCGCGACCGACCAGCGCGAGGCGCTCAAGCACCTGGTGAAGGCGAGCGACGGCCTGGGCAAGGGGATCGAAGGCCTCCTCGTCGAGCTTCGCTCCGAGCTGCAAACGCGGATTCTCGCCGAGCTGACCGAGATGCACGAGATCCAGTTGTCGATCCGCGAGACCACCGAGTCGCAGGCGGCCCGCGCCGCGCAGAAGTCGCGGACGGCGCTGATCCTGATCGCCGGCCTGTCGCAGAAAGAGGCCGAGCTGGCCGACCGCATCGACCAGCTTCGCGCCTTGACCGAGGAGACCGAGTTCGGCATCGCGCTGCCGACCTCGCTGCGCGTCATCGGCCGCGAGATGACCAAGGTTCAAGGGTGGCTCAAGGAGGGGGACGCGACCGAGCACACGGTCGTCATGGAGAAGCGGATCGAGGAAGATCTGCTGGCGCTCGCCGAGGCGATGCGACGGCTGCCTCCTTCCACGCCCCCCAAGCCGAACACGCCGCTGCCGACCGAGCCTCGGGCCCGCGAGCGCGAGCTGAACCGCCTGATCGCCGAGCTGAAGATGATCCGCCTGCTCCAGAGCCGGCTCAACGACGACACCGTCGAGACCGATCACGGCAGGCCCAAGGAACAGGTGCTCACGCCTCCTTTGAAGCGCCTGATCGAGGCGTTGAAATCGTCCCAGGACGAGATTCACGAAACGCTCGCCAAACTGTCGAAACGGTACGAAGGGGGCGGCGAGGACGAAGCCGGGGCCGACGCGCCCGGCGAAGCCGATCAGGCGAAGCCGACCGATCCCTGA
- a CDS encoding AAA family ATPase, with protein sequence MSTAVDELDLSELDDLRSVHEDIRRQISRQIVGQDEVVEQLLMAVFARGHCILEGVPGLAKTLMVHALAQSLSLDFNRIQFTPDLMPSDITGTEVLYEDRQSGARELRFVPGPIFANLILADEINRTPPKTQAALLEAMQERQVTAGGHRHVLPDPFFVLATQNPIEQEGTYPLPEAQLDRFLFKVFITYPTPDEERRIYRLTTGVDQAEITPIVDGERIKALQRVVRRVPVSDHCIDYAMDLVRATRGTEYGGPKYIDEWLSWGAGPRAGQSLILASKAKAALEGRPSVSVDDLRAVAQPVLRHRLVVNYNAQASGETSDTIVARLLKDVPVRKGAPDAAASEIFRS encoded by the coding sequence CACCGCCGTCGATGAGCTGGATCTTTCGGAACTGGACGACCTGCGATCCGTCCATGAAGACATCCGCCGCCAGATAAGCCGGCAGATCGTCGGTCAGGACGAGGTCGTCGAGCAACTGCTGATGGCCGTCTTCGCCCGCGGCCATTGCATCCTCGAAGGGGTGCCCGGCCTGGCGAAGACGCTGATGGTTCATGCGCTCGCGCAGTCGCTGTCGCTCGACTTCAACCGCATCCAGTTCACGCCCGACCTGATGCCCAGCGACATCACGGGCACCGAAGTGCTGTACGAGGACCGCCAGAGCGGCGCGCGTGAGCTTCGGTTCGTGCCGGGGCCGATCTTCGCCAACCTGATCCTCGCCGACGAGATCAACCGCACGCCTCCCAAGACCCAGGCCGCGCTGCTGGAGGCGATGCAAGAGCGGCAGGTGACCGCCGGCGGCCACCGCCACGTCTTGCCCGACCCGTTCTTCGTGCTGGCGACGCAGAACCCGATCGAGCAGGAGGGGACGTACCCGCTCCCCGAGGCGCAGCTCGACCGGTTCCTGTTCAAGGTGTTCATCACCTATCCCACGCCCGACGAGGAGCGGCGGATCTACCGGCTGACGACCGGCGTCGACCAGGCCGAGATCACGCCGATCGTCGACGGCGAGCGGATCAAGGCCCTCCAGCGCGTCGTCCGCCGGGTCCCCGTCTCGGACCACTGCATCGACTACGCGATGGACCTCGTCCGGGCGACCCGGGGGACCGAGTACGGCGGGCCGAAGTACATCGACGAATGGCTCTCCTGGGGTGCCGGCCCTCGCGCGGGGCAGTCGTTGATCCTCGCCTCCAAGGCCAAGGCCGCGCTCGAAGGCCGGCCGAGCGTCTCGGTCGACGACCTCCGCGCCGTCGCCCAGCCGGTGCTTCGTCATCGGCTGGTGGTCAACTACAACGCGCAGGCGTCCGGCGAGACGAGCGACACGATCGTGGCCCGGCTGCTCAAAGACGTCCCCGTACGGAAGGGAGCGCCCGATGCAGCCGCCTCGGAAATATTCCGATCCTGA
- a CDS encoding BatA domain-containing protein — protein sequence MTFLSPLLIWGTILGAIPIIIHLLNRRRFRRVEWAPMHYLRLTIQRNRRKIQLEELLLLLLRIALPVLLFFFLARPIPSPTGMEKWIGQGGRSSQIVLIDDSLSMGYAAGEAPAFDRAVQAAASLLGTVRPQDRCTVLRTSSPRDPVVHDVEGSRRDELAASASAVSLSATHAAWPVVLEAVDEVLKSCTYPTKQLTILTDLRRSGWDREVAAVTRRWSEEGVRVRVVDVGVPEAANVALESIVPVDRTVLAGAPSAWEAVIRNDSPRTLVGAKAVLRVDDKPSELTLPEIAPHTTARLPLSVAFPGSGPHEFSLQLPEDELPGDNQRWSAVAVKDSLLIRLVDGEPSTEPFGSEVDYLAAPLSIGVGAAEAWRVEVVPDQDFLSQRLEPADVLVLANVAAPTTEQADRLGRLVRAGMGLMIFTGSKLDVGLYNDLLYRAESRLLPFPMKSLSDASIRGLIVEPVRPSPLEKLMELKPSALERIAVRQFMTVDEGRAEKENDKDQARVLARWNDPGRSPAVAERIAGEGRVLLWTTTADRAGNDWPIEPSFVLAVREAVRGAARPTRLDNTITAGDAVRRVIHTSQQVGNVRLTPPGGAEPTSLAAVPLEEQPTDERGPAVAIQFPESRRAGVYRLAWDEGPLGTQQDVYAANPDARESRLERIESDELRKLMEPLDVEVVAVRGDGAEQFSPTGREIWRDLACGLLVLLLVESIFATWVGRSR from the coding sequence ATGACGTTTCTAAGCCCACTCCTGATCTGGGGGACGATCCTCGGCGCGATCCCCATCATCATCCACCTGCTGAACCGTCGCCGGTTCCGCCGCGTGGAATGGGCGCCGATGCATTATCTCCGGCTGACCATCCAGCGCAATCGGCGGAAGATCCAGCTTGAAGAGCTGCTTCTGCTGTTGCTGCGGATCGCGCTGCCGGTGCTGCTGTTCTTCTTCCTCGCGCGGCCGATTCCCAGCCCGACGGGCATGGAAAAGTGGATCGGCCAGGGAGGTCGGTCGAGCCAGATCGTCCTGATCGACGACTCGCTCAGCATGGGCTACGCGGCCGGCGAGGCCCCGGCCTTCGACCGCGCCGTGCAGGCCGCGGCGTCGCTGCTGGGGACGGTTCGGCCCCAGGACCGCTGCACCGTGCTGCGGACCTCGTCGCCCCGCGACCCCGTCGTGCACGACGTCGAGGGGAGCCGCCGCGACGAGCTGGCCGCCTCGGCCTCGGCCGTGTCGTTGAGCGCCACGCACGCCGCCTGGCCGGTGGTCCTGGAAGCGGTCGACGAGGTCTTGAAGTCGTGTACGTACCCGACCAAGCAACTGACCATCCTGACCGACCTGCGGCGCAGCGGCTGGGATCGCGAGGTGGCCGCCGTGACTCGGCGGTGGAGCGAGGAAGGCGTCCGGGTCCGGGTCGTCGACGTCGGAGTTCCCGAGGCCGCCAACGTCGCCCTGGAATCGATCGTTCCGGTGGATCGCACGGTCCTGGCCGGGGCCCCGAGCGCCTGGGAGGCGGTGATTCGCAACGACTCGCCCCGGACGCTCGTGGGGGCCAAGGCCGTGCTCCGGGTGGACGACAAGCCGAGCGAGCTGACCCTACCGGAAATCGCGCCGCACACGACCGCGAGGCTGCCGCTGTCGGTGGCGTTTCCGGGCTCGGGGCCGCACGAGTTCTCGCTCCAGCTCCCCGAGGACGAACTCCCGGGCGACAATCAGCGCTGGTCGGCCGTCGCGGTCAAGGACTCGCTCCTGATCCGCCTGGTCGACGGCGAGCCTTCGACCGAGCCGTTCGGGTCCGAGGTCGACTACCTGGCCGCGCCGTTGTCGATCGGCGTGGGGGCGGCCGAGGCCTGGCGCGTCGAGGTCGTCCCCGATCAGGACTTCCTCTCGCAGCGGTTGGAGCCCGCCGACGTCCTGGTCCTCGCGAACGTGGCCGCGCCGACGACCGAGCAGGCCGACCGCCTCGGCCGGCTGGTGCGGGCCGGCATGGGCCTGATGATCTTCACCGGAAGCAAGCTCGACGTCGGCCTCTACAACGACCTCTTGTACCGAGCCGAGAGCCGGCTGCTGCCGTTCCCGATGAAGTCGCTGTCCGACGCGAGCATTCGCGGCCTGATCGTCGAGCCGGTCCGGCCGTCGCCGCTGGAAAAGCTCATGGAGCTGAAGCCTTCGGCTCTGGAGCGGATCGCGGTCCGGCAGTTCATGACGGTCGACGAGGGGCGGGCCGAGAAGGAGAACGACAAGGACCAGGCGCGGGTTTTGGCCCGCTGGAACGACCCCGGCCGTTCGCCGGCCGTGGCCGAGCGGATCGCGGGCGAGGGCCGGGTCTTGCTCTGGACGACTACCGCCGACCGTGCGGGCAACGACTGGCCGATCGAGCCGAGCTTCGTGCTGGCCGTCCGGGAAGCCGTCCGAGGGGCGGCCCGGCCGACGCGGCTGGACAACACGATCACGGCCGGCGACGCGGTCCGGCGGGTGATTCACACCAGCCAGCAGGTCGGCAACGTCCGGCTCACCCCTCCCGGGGGCGCCGAGCCGACCTCGCTGGCGGCGGTCCCGCTCGAAGAACAGCCGACCGATGAGCGAGGGCCGGCCGTCGCGATCCAGTTCCCCGAATCCCGCCGCGCCGGGGTTTACCGCCTCGCCTGGGACGAAGGGCCGCTCGGCACGCAGCAAGACGTGTACGCCGCGAACCCCGACGCCCGCGAGAGTCGGCTCGAACGGATCGAGTCGGACGAGTTGAGGAAGTTGATGGAGCCGCTGGACGTCGAGGTCGTCGCCGTCCGCGGCGACGGCGCCGAGCAGTTCTCGCCGACGGGCCGCGAGATCTGGCGCGACCTGGCGTGCGGCCTGCTCGTGTTGTTGCTCGTCGAATCGATCTTCGCCACGTGGGTCGGTCGGTCACGTTGA
- a CDS encoding DUF58 domain-containing protein, producing MQPPRKYSDPDAIAQVADLNLRSRRLVEGAISGQHRSPFHGFNVEFAEYREYSPGEDLRRLDWRVYARSDRHYIKQYEEESNVRVTFLVDASASMNYQGKRAALSKFDYASTLVVSLAMLLTRQQDPVGLVLFDESAVTVAPPRATQAQILMITGLLEKCRPSRKTELGKMLVSLGDQFRRRNMIVIVSDLLTDLDALYAGLNRLRFSGHEVLIMQVLDHDEMDLPFDGPTIFKDIEGEEELFAEPWAFRRSYQAAMDDFLAGVKKECGARGYDHVRFFTDEPLGSSLSYFLHSRQEASRQGLR from the coding sequence ATGCAGCCGCCTCGGAAATATTCCGATCCTGACGCCATCGCGCAGGTCGCCGACCTGAATCTGCGATCGCGACGGCTGGTCGAGGGGGCGATCAGCGGCCAGCACCGCAGTCCGTTCCACGGCTTCAACGTCGAGTTCGCCGAGTACCGCGAATACTCCCCCGGCGAGGACCTCCGCCGCCTCGACTGGCGGGTCTACGCCCGGTCCGACCGCCACTACATCAAGCAGTATGAGGAAGAGAGCAACGTCCGGGTCACTTTCCTCGTCGACGCCAGCGCGTCGATGAACTACCAGGGCAAGCGCGCGGCGCTCAGCAAGTTCGACTACGCCTCGACGCTCGTCGTCTCGCTGGCGATGCTGCTGACCCGCCAGCAAGACCCGGTCGGCCTCGTGCTGTTCGACGAATCGGCCGTGACGGTCGCTCCCCCTCGGGCCACCCAGGCGCAGATCCTGATGATCACGGGGCTCCTGGAGAAGTGCCGGCCGTCGCGGAAGACCGAGCTGGGCAAGATGCTCGTCTCGCTCGGCGACCAGTTCCGCCGTCGCAACATGATCGTGATCGTCTCGGACCTGCTCACCGACCTCGACGCGCTGTACGCCGGCCTCAACCGGCTCCGGTTCAGCGGCCACGAGGTCCTCATCATGCAGGTGCTTGATCACGACGAGATGGACCTCCCGTTCGACGGCCCGACGATCTTCAAGGACATCGAGGGGGAGGAGGAGCTGTTCGCCGAGCCCTGGGCCTTCCGGCGGTCGTACCAGGCCGCGATGGACGACTTCCTCGCGGGCGTGAAGAAGGAGTGCGGCGCGCGGGGGTACGACCACGTTCGGTTCTTCACCGACGAGCCGCTGGGTTCGTCGCTCAGCTACTTCCTCCACTCCCGGCAAGAAGCCAGCCGGCAGGGCCTGCGTTAG